In the genome of Chrysoperla carnea chromosome 5, inChrCarn1.1, whole genome shotgun sequence, the window aacaatttttatgtaaaacttttcaaccacaaataaaaaaacaaaaagaaaacaaaattattgaaattttggtccaaaccTTTATTTGATACAACCAGATAATATCAAAATcgaatgaatttaaaatgttgacaaaatattcaattttattacttaatgaAGATCTAGATAAATTACCcggtcaattaaaaaaaaaaatgagtcaaggttaaaaaatttgcagccctctgaaatttggtaggattgttcaaaacaccataataataataataatagtaataataagaCAAAAGAGAGGTACTGCAAGTGGGTCCATAGCACCTAAACCAAAAGTTCTCTGTTCCCTCCTTGAGAACGATCTGCCACCCGAAGACGAGGCGTCTTCAGGTAGGAGGTGCTATTAAAATCAGATGAAGCTAAAGGATTCTGCCACACAGAAAGCCCACAGCTTCTCCGGCGGGATCTCTATCAGGATAgatggatccaaggtttcggaccCAAACATTCTAAATCTAACGTCCTGCCGatttctgcaggtgcaaataacatataAGGAGGTCTCGTCATCCTCCATACAGTCTCTACAAGTGGGACTATTAGAGTTCCCCGTATTGGTGATGGTTCAATCGACACTGCTCTGTCAAGAGTCCCACCACacttctcaactgtgctctacTAAGTTTCAGGCGAGCATAGTTGAATGGCCTAGCTGTGGTTATACAAAGTTTGGCCAGTCACATGCTGACATGTAAATTACAGAGCATCTTGCTATGGTAATGACAGGCTCAGGTGAAAGGGACGTTTAAGACGACCCCTCTCGTGCCAACGAGTCTGCTGCTTCATTCCCTTTAACGCCAGAGTGATCCGGAAACCAGATCAGCCTGACTGTGTTGTTCAGTGTCAAGTGATTCAGCTCCTCGAGGCATTCATGGACTATCCTTGATTGGAATCTTGACGCTTCAAGGGGCCGAAGAGTGGCCGGACTATGTGAGAAGATGCTTAAATTGGCCGGATAAAAATAACAGAGTTGGACTTAAATTCTTCCCCACCtacttttttaacattttcctgAAATATGGGCTTTATTCGTGtcttttttcaagtaaaatgtgGGCAGGTTATGAAGTGTGTGTGACCTGAGTCAAAAGCACAGCCATTATATGGCTGTGgttcaaactttatttattgCTTGCTAGAATGATacctacccgcttcgctggatttctataacactcgaaataatggtggggattgttttacaccggtaaaatatattatttttaaaatatataatagttattACTCATTGAGTAATTGAGTATAccagagaagatggccttgaagtattttatattgactatttttacagaaatctgtaatttatggtaatttcaaatgtcaaaataaattaaattataaccttcacttcatatgctgTCCCTTAtcttccttttgttcacaatttcgtctatttattattttggtgtgGAACCCTAGTTTTAGGGCAAAAGCCATAGCTGAATCATACTTCGCTGTTGGACATTATGGTTGTATAGAAATTGTatcaagtaaattttatgaaatttgagaaaCCCCCTATAAAAGAGTTCACTCGctactttaaaacttttaaaatttcattcatgtcagttcagtagtttaggcgtgattgcgtaacatacatacattcatacagaTAGACGGGCAGGCAGACAGGCAGAGTTTCTTTTGCATTTAATATACAGGGCGTATTGTCTAGTTGGCCATGAATTCTTACCTATACGTTAATCGCTTCTCGGCACAATGTGCTAAGATCAAAGTGTAGATCGGGAACGGGGATAAACGGTGTTCGGGAACGGGCATAAACGTTGTCGACGCTGTGGTTATATCAATGAGACATTACCGAACGTCCTGAATCATTGTATCGTCCATTCAGCGGTGTGACAACGGCGACATAATGTTGACCGTCTTGTTCGCGGATCGCATCAACCCCCGGGTGctacaaattttcagatttCTATTATGTCCGGCTCTCCCGAAACTTCTAATGGGCGGTCACCGTGGGCACCCTGTATAAGGAAGAAATTAAGAATAGATATGCAATATTCTTTCCTGTCAAATTTAATCTTTACtggaaaaatattgatgcaacgacTCAGATTACAAAAATCATTCATCTTTAGACACGGGCCAACCACAGAGTGTGTGATATGTTTCTAAACTAGATGTAGCAACACCCTTAAACTATGGTATATCTTCTTCGGAGAACAAAGTGCAAGGTTAACTGAAATTTTGCTCTTACCCAAGTATATAAAGCACTTGACGCAATAGATGTCTTCAACTTCCTTGTTTACCCTGCTGCTTGTTCGTTCCATACAGAGAGAATAGAGTTAGAAATATTAGTGCAAATTTTGATTCAGAAAATAATATGCGAAAggtaatacaattaattattgataaattcgAAGAAGAAGAagcatttcatttaattaacatagatgatattattaagaaatatgAAGAATTTCAAGAAGTTTTACCTCAAGTTCTTCCATTTTatggtaagaatttttttttttttttttgggaatagtaagctaggttaggttatattggctgtccatgaaggacacacttaggctatactgccttttgtgataccatatatgtgttttaccacctttccactgataatttcatttatcagttcctcaatttcagaggctgagtgcacctccttcatgcatataccatgcactacaccagcctatcacaactattaattaaattaattttgttgcgacggcgggaatcctacccgctaccctaaacataccgcggacggaattgattactccttaaccaactgagctaatagggtgacTTGTGAATAATACCCAGATAATTTTTCTCCAAAGCATTTATTGccaaaaatatctataatatataatattttatgtgaaaaacatttaaaatatgaacgcgctaaaatatttaaagctaaattttcaaaaatcgactAAATTACAATCACTTTCGACAGACAAAAATTGTCTGGCTAAATaggataacaaaatttttaccgcttttttgtatattcataatttttttaaacaataccaTCGAAAACTCATTCGATTTCCAATTTTTTGTCATTATAATGTTCATATTCGCCGCTGTTAGTATTTTGGTTTCCTATCAGAGTGGTGGCGTGCGGATTTCTATGTTCtgcatatttttgttatataatactttTCATTTAGAACCAAGAGcatcctttttttaaaaaccatgtAACCCTTtatttaccccgactatactatGGCGAGGGCTATGTGTTTGAGCGGTATGTATATTGTTCATCTGTTCtcacctagcttctaaactaagtatcataatttgataattaggTATCTTTAAAAGCGTCTTGATTTTCCGGTGTTAATAGGCTATGTGTCGTCACAacgtcaaataaattttaatatgtcgACCGCTAGACGatataaaataagtttgaaaaacaaatttcgatttaacgATAGCGTCTTTGATTTCTACtgaaagggcgtaattagcacttcGCATACGTTCTACTGACTTAGTAATCTAGCGTCATCCGGCTAACCgttagaaacaaaaaatgacTTTGCGCTTAGTTTGTAAAGAATTTCAAGACTTTTTACACAGTTTCACTGGATGCCCAAACAGATTTGTGAAGAAAAAACTTTCATCAGTAACAGAAACCtcactaataatataaatagcaACTAGAAGAACAATATTGCGAGGCCAGACCCGCACATATTCAGGCGACTATTGAAGAAAGTATTAACCacagaaacgtttataaaaGAGCACGCGTATATATATGAGCTATtggaatttacaaaaaagtttttttatcgataaaagcgGTTTTTGCAAACACttgtcaatatttttcaaatttgcaaaagCGCTCTTCTTTTCACCAAATTTTTACCAAGtgtcgtttaaaaatatatgtttttcaaagaaatacgggagttttgaaaaaatgctatttttaaggttttttttttttaataaattatttatttaataatattttgacattggagatcgatccgaaataaaatattacacattttttgcacgaaaatttattttgatacaaagcgtattttaaaaaaaaatcgtttttgatCAACTTTGGCCGCCATTGAAAGAATAAATAAACTTCTAATCCAAccttttcaattgttttagtGTTCGTTCTACTTCCtatatttaataacttatttccaaattataattcatacaaattaccaaataacataattataatgTTTTAGCTGTAAAATGCAACGATAATATGATGATATTAAGAGTTTTGGTTGCTTTGGGCATTGGTTTCGATTGTGCTacgaaaaatgaaatacaaacaATGCTATCATTAGGCGTTTTACCCAATCAAATCATATTTTCACACCCAATTAAACAAGAGTCACATCTTCAATATGCTGCCTCCGTGAATGTGGAAACAATGACTGTTGATTGTGTAAGCgaattgcataaaattaaagCGATATATCCAACGGCAAAATTAGTTATTCGAATCGCCTGTGATGACCAATCGTCTCAACATAAGTTTGGCGACAAATTTGGTTGTGATGCCGATGATGGTAAGTAATCTTAATGGGGTAGATTTTATGTAAGGGAGTACCAaccaaaaaacttaataaagaaACAATAATCAAAGCTAAAAGAGACATTATCAGAAGCTCTGTAACTCTAAGATTAAAGCATTACTCAATGTTATGTCCTAAAACAGCAAATTGCTGCATCAGGAGAGCGGAAAAATATGATGGATACAATTCAAGAAAGTTTTTTTCTCACCTTCTCGAGAAAGTGTAAATTTTTGTCCCATTGGAGAGAATAATAGTACACATTCCAATCTTGGCTTCGTCTCggacaatgaacatgagatctgagacattcttctttacttttgctccccaGATGTGAAATAACCTATTTTGCAGTATTTGGAGCTAAATGACTATTAATGAGGATTTAAaaaggatataaaaataaaatttactataatttaacTTCTGaacatttttatcttttttttgactaaaattctgaaatacaaaaaattgaacataaataAATCCGTGAATATTCCTGCTAAGAAAAGAAAgctcagaaaataaattataagacACTCTATTTAATACAACTTTAACTAATATTAGtccaattttcaagaaaataaaaactatgattctattgtattcaaaaattgaaaaattatttttccttagaATTCTATGCTCCATACTACGCGAAACATAacgatgaaataaaattttttcacatttcataCTTTTACTATCTATACTTCAGTACTGGGGCTGGGTAATGACAATAGACACttatgcaataaattttattattttctgggGGGATTATGTGGTAGTATTTGTTGTTAAACTTATATTACAATCTAATAGCCGGTATTTTACAATCAAATAGCCGTATAGCGACAAGTACAAGACCAAGACTTCgcttttcattaattaaaatatttaggtatattacaagtatttttccaaaattttctaattaacatATTGGCTAATAAGGAATAAATAAGGAATAATAAGGAAAGAAGTAGCATCAGCTAGCAAACTGCTACGTCTATAATACTGATTTTACATTACAGAAGCATATGAACTACTTTGCGTtgccaaaatattaaaattaaatattattggcGTATCCTTTCATGTTGGATCTAGTTGTTGCGATTATAACACATTCACATATGCAATAGAAATGGCTCAAAAAGTATTCGCATTAGGAAAAACTATTGGATTTGATATGGTTTTATTGGATATTGGTGGTGGTTTTCCTGGAACAAACCAAACAGAGTTCCGTAAAATTGGAAGAATTGTTAATGACGCCCTagataaacatttttcatgCGAAAATGTGCATGTAGTAGCAGAACCTGGTCGATATTTTGTTGAATCGGCTGTGTCTATTGCATGTCGAATAATTTCGAGAAAAAAACGGAAGGAAAAgttttcagtttatttaaatGATGGACGATGTgggtcattttcatttttaaacttttgttatgaaccatttgaatttaaaattttgaaagtaagttacaaaaaatgaatactataataacatattttaatcaCGTTAGCAGAAAATCGAATAATCATAAAGTTTTGAATTAGAAGTACACtcggtaaaaaaaataaaataaagttcaataaCTGAAACCCCAACGACTGCgaaatcgcgctcttaaaagtatgaaaacaagaaaatattctcatctgaaattattataagtaaaattgtcattactgtcgggggacctctaaaattaaacagttttccatagGACGGAAAAGAGGTCCCCCAACTTTAATGACgcttttacttatcataacaatttcagatgaaatattttcttgttttcatacttttaacaGCACGATTTTGTCGtgcgtcggggttttagtttttgaactttattttatagagTATATTGTTGTGTCCCTTGGGTCCAGGGAATGATGCTGCCACCAAAGTTCTTTGTATTTAGAAAGGAGAGACCTTATGAATCCTTTGTAGAATGAAAACGACttttgtatttgattatttaatttattcgatgaagtttaaaatatattttatattaatctatcACTTGTATTGTTGTGATTAACGTTATTAGATCACAGTATTGTAGAGATGCAAAACTAAGTTGTAATAATCACTGTATTATTAAGTTGATGTCTAAGATTGTATAATCACtgtatgaattttgaatattttagtttgcctttaaatataaaacaattaggtcaaaatataaaatattatgacgtaaaaattgaatattgaatatgAGTTTTTGCTGACAAGTAATATAATCAAAACCATGTCGTTGGATTACAACTTAGACCTCAATTCAACTATTTTGATTGCTAACATAAGTAACTAgcttaatgaaaaaatattttaaattaggttatttaaaatattattacttaataataatatgaatgatttagtgTGCTAGAGccacgtttttaaggataacgctgtccagggcctaacaatatatttgaagaaaaactgtttattttaagAAAGCTAGACAAAGTCTgagtcttttcatttttaataggaTGTAGTAAATCCGGAAATGTATCAGTCAATAGTTTATGGGCCAACTTGCTGGGGTGAAGATATCGTTGAAAAATCAGTTTATTTAccacaattaaaaatacatgattggttatatttagaaaatttcggCGCTTATAAGCAAGTATTATTTACCAAATTCAATGGTTTCTCAAAGCcaaaaatatatgcaatttgTAGCACAAATAAATggagtttttttaaatccagTTTTTCGATTCGTGAAAATAACATTCAAGAACATGGTACATGTATGATTATCAATAGTTCTTAAGAAATTTGTATGCCACATCatttttattgtgaataaaatttttatctttaaaaattattaaatatctctttattaaggatgtatccctgataaaaaagttgaattcaattcgaattaaaattttcgagttcATTTCGCTTTGATTTCGAGTTCGAAGGGAATAGAAATTCAAAGCGAAATGAACTCGaaaattcacataaaatttttttttgtttttaaaattacaatttagtgGATTGAATTCGCATTGGCCCAGTTTATACATATTGAGTAATttagttcattttaaaatttgtttatgcaaCACCAATTACATGTTtggtgtaatattttataactttctgCATTACCATCTGAGATTGCAAATTTCTAGTACTCTGCTGTCGCGTTCAGATggcacaattttttaattttgataattttagacCATGGTTAATTTTAGGCATTTTTAATTGCAACACAGAAAAACTATGTTAGTgataatatatgtacagtttttataaaatagaaaattcttcgattcatagaaaataaggttttaattttggtaatattttcGAATTGAAACTCATTTCGTTTGACGATTTTTACATTCAGATGTTTAATGTTTCTTCAATAAATGAACTAAATAGTATTATTTCTATCAAGCGTCtgttatttcaatgaaaatcaaATGCAGTAAATTGAGTTTAGgagattttcagatttttttatgtACGTGTACAAAATGGAAAGAAGGTCCCTTTTTAGGTTTCTTTTTTAGAAGTCAATAATTATCTTATTGCGTATCCTATGCTTTTACGcctctattttatatattacctCTATGGTAAGAACtcttacttcatataaaaataaatggctaacgatatggtttacaaatAGTTTAACATGATCAGATTATAGGCTGAATTATGGACGGTAGAAGTGAGATTAATCGCTTTAGTTAAGagtcaaaaaaaaagtgtacatcGACAGTAGCTTGTGTACCGAAAGGTATTTGATTTGAGCTTCTCTATCCTTCTATAACAACTTGTTTAGATCTCTATCTTACTCTTATTACCTACTTAGTATTTGATGTGAACTACTCTATCCTTCTGTAGCAACTTGCTTagttctttatttaataaaataatatttaacataaaattacttaacaTCATTactcttatattaaaaaaaacgtaatattATATGATACATGAACGGATTTACCAAAGATAGGATTATCGTTTTTTGAGAATGAAGCGGAGATACGCAATTACCAATGTAATGTGTTTCGGATCGGCCATACATTGATAATGTCCCAGGCAGTGAAAAGTGGAATATTATTCActttttgttataccatgtatatatcaaatatgcaaggtatattaagtttagtctcaagtttgtaacgcttataaatattgattctacaaacaaaattttggtacctttaggtgttcacaaaatcacctaattaatccatttccggatatccatctgtctgtcagtctgtctgtcgccacgataactcaaaaacgaaatatgatattaagctgaaataattacattatatactcaggacgtaaaaagtgaggtcgagttcgtaaatgaaccaACTAAATTCAtacattcaaaaaatcattcattCAATACACCTAACGTTCCCTCATTCAGTCTTATAACGATAGTTGATCGCTTTCTTTATACTGAGATATTCAACTCTTCTGATTCCTAGTTCGATATTAAGCATTGACTTTATAGTTATACATAGACTAAGCATCGCCTATTTTTCTGTACAGTGAGAAGCGTGCCAACATTTGAGATGATATGCTGAGGTCAGCTAGGGACTTTAAACAAaagaatatagggacatttaccaaaaaaactttcattgaatatcaaattttcatatcacaaaatgtcagagaatatatcggtaaagaaatgttttacataaaacatcatgattttaatgaactttttcgcaaattaacttaaaaaaaatactgttctcgtattttttcttacgaatctacaatggatTTGACCAATCtgaagcaattacctcagattttggcacgcttaaaatcatttgacactcagtctatgtaatgtaatatcaatgatatttaaataagagTGTTACAGTTCACAAATTAGTATGATGccgttttaattaaatgaaacaacATATATTACCTTCcactaaaatttttagtaattcgTGATACTTCAAACTAAATAgaaatttggttaaaataaagtataattcatataattataaacatttttataattcaaaaaaatttaaggatataataatatatacataatttataaaaaacaataaaacaaataaataaatatttaaataaataatatacataatgtaattttataaaatttcttcataattCAGGCACCAACTTCATTGCTGCTTCttgaaatgaaaacttcttGACCGCGTTAACTGACTTTTGGTAGAATTATAACTTATGCATTCGCGCCAGCAGGTAAGAGACATGCATACCACATTGAAAAAGTGTCtacaaaatagtattaaatataaaacattttaatagaaTAGCAAAAgagtataaattaatataaacttcTCTATCCTTCTCTAATAACTTGTTTGATCTCTATCcaactcttattactttgagcatttttttgaaaacttacacTTTTGCGACAGCTACGCCATCCTTATTTAATGCTTTTCTATGTACACTTTTTGGTATATTCAATTGGACAAAAAATGCAtcagattacatataatattaaatgttaaaagagcattttttgtgacattaagATACATTAAGATGGCTCTTCTTTACTTCCACATTTCCTATgagtgaaactttggggtttttcttttcacatcaaaataagtatttttttgaaattttttactttcccggagtggtgcaaaagggttaaaaaacaaaatgtcgtcaaaaatgaaatttttttcagaaattttatcatttttattttatattcgcaaaaggagacaccggtgcatatccaaatttggtaggtttgtagtcaatgttaagaactactcctcatatttttttggtggggtttcgtcccttcccctcccagttatatatatatgtatacatacacatggtaaaacagttcatttaactataacttgaaaaatattcgattgattttaatgaaactaatatcaatagtaggttttattacttacaactttcggttaaaattttagagaAATCCGTtcaatagttcggccaaaatttccaatttagggaattgagtttataataagtggcttacccgtaaaatgactccttgatccatatttttgcgagaaacggaaaatttaacacttactggaaataattgtttggggggtgtatggactggctttgggggttgttttttgctttggcatgagaaaactacttttaaaagaggtctatatggtttaaagcaaaatttttaagttttaacccccgcgctgtaagtgGGAAgtggtgtatgaaataaatgtatcttaaaa includes:
- the LOC123301364 gene encoding ornithine decarboxylase 1-like, which encodes MRKKYEEFQEVLPQVLPFYAVKCNDNMMILRVLVALGIGFDCATKNEIQTMLSLGVLPNQIIFSHPIKQESHLQYAASVNVETMTVDCVSELHKIKAIYPTAKLVIRIACDDQSSQHKFGDKFGCDADDEAYELLCVAKILKLNIIGVSFHVGSSCCDYNTFTYAIEMAQKVFALGKTIGFDMVLLDIGGGFPGTNQTEFRKIGRIVNDALDKHFSCENVHVVAEPGRYFVESAVSIACRIISRKKRKEKFSVYLNDGRCGS